The nucleotide window GGGGCAGGAGGACATCCGTCTGTCCCCTGGGCCTGTGCTCTCAGCCACTATACTCCACCACTTTACTGGAAAAGAGGTTTTATCTCGTGCTGTGCCGAACCAAGGGGCAGCGGCTGCTTGGAGTGGCCGTGAGAAGGCTTCCAAGGCCCCCTGGAAGCCCACTGCGCAGGAAAGAATGCTGGGATTGATTAAAGATGTCTGCCCTGGGGGAGCGAGTGGAGAGGGATAGCCCATGTGCCAAGAATTCATCATCCCCGCCCCAGGCATTAAGCCCAAACAAGGGAGCCTGGATGAGCTGGTGAGGAGGGCAGGCCCAGCACCTTCCCTAAGGAGACACCACCCTCCACACCTCGGGCGTCAGTTCCCATTGCTGCCAGGCACATCGCAGACTCAGAAAGCTGGGCTGGAAGGAGAACCCCCACCGccagggaagctgaggcccagagagaagcagggacatGTCAGAAGTTACACGGCcaggctccctgcctcccagcccggGACTCCTTCCGTGGTTCTCTGGCCCATCATTTCTCCCGTCTCTCCTTTTCCAGGGCTGCCAGGGCTGGCTGGAGACCATGGCGAgtttggggagaagggagacCCAGGGATTCCTGGGAATCCAGGAAAAGTAGGCCCCAAGGGCCCCGTTGGCCCCAAAGGTGCCCCAGGGCCCCCCGGAGCCCGCGGCCCCAAGGGTGAATCAGGAGACTACAAGGCCACACAGAAAATCGCCTTCTCTGCCAAGAGGACCATCAACAGTGCCCTTCGGCGGGACCAGGCCATCCGCTTCGACCAGGTGATCACCAACCTGAACAACAACTATGAATCTCGAAGTGGCAAGTTCACCTGCAGGGTGCCCGGCATTTACTACTTCACCTACCATGCCAGCTCGCGAGGAAACCTCTGCGTGAACCTCATGCGGGGCCGGGAGCAAATGCAGAAGGTGGTTACCTTCTGCGACTACGTCCACAACACCTTCCAGGTCACCACGGGCAGCATGGTCCTCAAGCTGAAGCAGGGGGAGAACGTCTTCCTGCAGGCCACTGACAAGAACTCCCTGGTGGGCATAGAAGGTGCCAACAGCATCTTCTCTGGGTTCCTGCTCTTCCCAGATGTGGAGGCATGAGCTGTGGGGCtgactgcctccctccccaaccccgccCCCACCAGCAATGCTCACGTTATCCCCACCACTCCCCCACCCAGCCAAAACACACGGAAGGGCTCCATGGATGTTCCtgaaagaatgagtaaataaaattttcaaaggcCAAGGAAGTGGTCTAATTCAACTCTGCGTCCCAgca belongs to Panthera tigris isolate Pti1 chromosome C1, P.tigris_Pti1_mat1.1, whole genome shotgun sequence and includes:
- the C1QB gene encoding complement C1q subcomponent subunit B, translating into MKTVRDGVLASLLLLLFLFLLEVSWAQSSCTGHPAIPGIPGIPGAPGSPGTPGTPGIKGEKGLPGLAGDHGEFGEKGDPGIPGNPGKVGPKGPVGPKGAPGPPGARGPKGESGDYKATQKIAFSAKRTINSALRRDQAIRFDQVITNLNNNYESRSGKFTCRVPGIYYFTYHASSRGNLCVNLMRGREQMQKVVTFCDYVHNTFQVTTGSMVLKLKQGENVFLQATDKNSLVGIEGANSIFSGFLLFPDVEA